Genomic window (Egicoccus halophilus):
GGGCGAGCACGGGGGCGAGATCGTCCACTCCGGCTCGGTCGAGGGGCTCAAGCGGCTCACCCGCAAGTCGCTCACGGGGGCCTACCTGTCCGGGGAGCGACGCATCGGGGTGCCCGCGGAGCGTCGCTCCGGCAACGGCCACATGCTGACCATCGAGGGGGCGACCGAGCACAACCTGCGTGACGTCACGGTCGACTTCCCGTTGGGTGCCTTCACGTGTGTCACCGGGGTCTCGGGCTCGGGCAAGTCGACGCTGGTCAACGAGATCCTCTCCCGCGTGCTGATGCGACACGTGTACGGCTCGCGGGCCCTGCCGGGCAAGCACGTGCGCACGACCGGGCTCGAGCAGGTCGAGAAGGCCGTGGTCGTCGACCAGTCACCGATCGGGCGCACCCCGCGGTCGAACCCGGCGACCTACACGGGCGTGTTCGACAAGGTGCGCCAACTGTTCGCCACCACCCAGGAGGCCAAGGTCCGCGGCTACCAGCCCGGCCGGTTCTCGTTCAACGTCAAGGGCGGGCGCTGCGAGGCCTGCCGCGGCGACGGCACGCTGAAGATCGAGATGCACTTCCTGCCCGACGTCTACGTGCCGTGCGAGGTGTGCAAGGGACGGCGCTACAACCGCGAGACGCTCGAGGTCCACTACAAGGGCAAGACCATCGCCGAGGTGCTCGCGCTGTCGGTCGACGAGGCGTTGGAGTTCTTCGCCAACATCCCCTCGATCGCCGGGTACATGCAGACCCTGCACGACGTCGGGCTCGGTTACGTCCGTCTCGGGCAACCCGCGACGACGCTCTCGGGCGGTGAGGCCCAGCGGGTCAAGCTCGCCACCGAACTGCGCAAGCGCTACAACGGCCAGACCGTCTACATCCTCGACGAGCCGACCACCGGCCTGCACTTCGAGGACATCCGACGGCTGCTCGACGTGCTGCACCGGCTGGTCGACAAGGGCAACACGGTGATCGTGATCGAGCACAACCTCGACGTGATCAAGACCGCCGACCACCTGATCGACCTCGGGCCCGAGGGTGGCGTGGGCGGTGGTTCGATCGTGGTCACGGGCACGCCCGAGGACGTCGCGGCGACCCCGGCCAGCTACACCGGCAAGTTCCTGCGCGACCTGCTGCCCACCTGACGGATCCCGGGTCGTGGGCGGTCGCCGCCCACGGTGCTCGTGCCGGGGCGACGGCGTCCGATGCTGGTGCAGACGGGCGTGCGCCCGCGTGTGCGCGATCGGTCCGTTCGTGTCCCTCATGCCGCCAGCCGAACCCCTGGCCGTCGACGTCGCGTTCGACCTCGACGAGGCCACCTGTCTGCGTGCCGTCGCGTACGTGCGGCGTCGGCTGCCCGAGACGCGCTGGCAGCTGGCCGGCGTGTCGGCGCTGACCTCGCTGCTGACCGTGCTCGGCGTCCACCTCGTGGTACCGCCCGGCCCGTGGAGTCTCGCCCTCGCGGCCGTCGGTGCGGTCGTCGGCTGGTGGTCGGCGATCGCGAACGCGCAGGCGGCCACCCGCCGGGCGCTGCGTGCGACCCCCGGCGCGCTCGGGCCACGCGTCGTGCGACTCGAGCGGGATGCGCTCGCGGTCGTCACCCCCGCGGCGAGCTCCCGGCTGGCCTGGGGCGGGGTGCACGACGTCGTCGACACCGGAGCGACGATCCTGGTCCTGACCGGGCCGCTGGCCGTCGTCCCGGTACCGCGCGCCGCCTTCCCCGACGCCGCCGTCGCCGACGACTTCCTCCGCCGTGCCCGCAGCGCGGTGGCCGGTGCCGCCGGCGACGCGGCCACCCTGCCCGCCGCCTCGGCGTCGTCGTCGGCGTCCTGGGACCTGCCGCCGGTGTCGTTCGGCGCCCGACGTGCGCTCGTCGCCGTCGTGCTCGCCCTGGTGCTCGAGCTGGTCCTGGCCGAGGGTGGTTACCGGATCGGCGAGCTCGTCGGCGACCTGTGGTGGGCACTGGGCGGGCTCGCCACCGCGCTCGGGGCGGTCCGCCTGGCCACGAACCGTCGTCTGCGCGAGGCCGTGGCGATCGTCTGGGGTGCCCGCCCCACGTGGCGGCACGTCGGCCTGGGGGTCGGGCTGGGGGCGCTGCTGTGGTTCGTCGACCAGGCCCTGGCCACCGTCGTCGGCGGTCTCTGGCCGGCGACGCTGGGCAGCAGCCAGGCCTGGCTGGAGGACGCGATGACGTTCGCACCGCTGGTCACCACGCTCGCGGTGGTGGTGACCGGGCCCATCGTCGAGGAGTTGTTGTTCCGCGGCGTGCTGCTGCGGGGCCTGCGCCGCCGCTGGGGCGTGATCTGGGCGGTGCTGCTGTCGTCACTGGCGTTCGCCGCGGTCCACCCCTCCGATCTGTCGCCGCCGACCCTCCTGCTGCTGCTGTCGACGTTCGCCGCCGGAATCCTGTTCGCCGTCGCGACGATCCGGACCGGCACCCTGACCGTCGCGGTCGTCGCCCACATGGTGGCGAACCTGGCCGTCACGTTGCTCGGGTTCCTGCCGGGGCCGGCCTGGATCGTCGAGGTCGGTCCGGACGCGCCGGTGACCGCCTTCGAACTCGCGGTGGGCGACTGTGCACCGGGGCTGCCCGACGAGGCCGACGACCCGGCCTGGCCGCAGCGGTGGGGCGCCGCCGAGCAGGTCGACTGCGAACGCCCGCACGACCTCGAGGTGTATCTGCGCGAGCCGCTCGAGCCGCAGGACGACGCGGCCGGTGTCGACCCCGACGAGGTCGACACCCGCTGCTACGACGCGTTCGCGCCCTACGTCGGCCGGGACTGGGAGACCAGCGCGCTCGACTACCTGGTCCTGGTGCCCAACGCCACGGCGTACGCGTCCGGCCAGCGGGAGCTGGTCTGCGTGCTGCACGAGGTGGAGCGCGACCCGCTCGAGGGCTCGATGCGCGGCAGCGGTCGGTGACCCGTGCCGGACCGCCGGCCGCTTGAGTCGACCCGTAGCCGGCCGATCCGTGCCCACGTGCCCGTGTCGCGAGGACGAGGACCGAGATGACGACCGCATCCGTCGGCCGCCCGACGCTGTTGTTGCTGGTCGTGTCGGCCCTGTTGCTGGGTCTGTGGAGCCCCGCCGAGGCGCAGACGCAGCGGGAACGCTCCGCCGACGAGCGGGCGGCGGAGTCCCGGCTCTTCGACCGGCACCAGGTGGCACGAGCGGATCCCGGCGCCTTCGGGCAGGCGACCTCACCCGCCGCACCACCCCTGCGGTGGGCCGAGGATCTCGCCGCGGTCGCGCGTGCCTGGTCCGACACCATGGTCGCCACCGACCGTTTCGTCGGGAACCCCGACGTGGTCACGCAGGTCTGCTGCGAGGTGGCCGTCACCGAGAACTTGGCGTTCGTCGAGGGCATCCCGGCCTACTACACGGTTCCTGCGGCGGCGGACCGGGTCGTGCAGATGCTCATGGCCTCCACCGGGCACCGCGCCCGTCTGCTGACCCCGACGTTGACCCAGGTCGGCATCGGGGTCACGATCGACGCGCGCGGCAAGCTGTGGGCCACGATGGTCTACCGCCAGCCCGACGCCAGCGCCCCGGAGGGCGCGACGTCCTATCCGTCCCCGGCGCCTGCTCCGCCCCCGGCTCTGGTTCCTACGCCGTCGCCGTCGCCGGCTCCGGTTCCTACGCCGGCTCCCGCACCGGCCCCCGCGCCACCCGCTGGAGGTACCGGCGGCCTCAACCCCCCGGTGCGCGACGTGGAACCGGCCTGCCCGGACCGCATCCCGGCAGCGCCGTTCGTCGATGTCACCCGGGCACCGGTGCACCGCGCGGTCGACTGCCTGCTCTGGTGGGGGATCGCGTCGGGCACCTCGCCGACCACGTTCTCCCCGGAACGCGAGGTGCGTCGCGACCAGATGGCATCGTTCGTCACCCGGGCGATCGAGAACTCCGGTGGCCGTCTGCCGGCAGCGACCCGCCACCACTTCCGTGACGTGCCTGTCGGCAGCGTCCACGCCTCGGCGATCAACAAGCTCGCGGAGGCCGGCATCCTCGGCGGCCGCCCGGACGGGACCTTCCAACCCGGCGCGCCGCTCTCGCGCGGCCAGATGACACAGACCCTCGTGCGCGCCTACGAGCACCGCACCGCACGCCCGCGCCCGGAACCGCACTACCGGTGGTTCTCCGACGTGACGGGCACCAGCTTCGAGCGGTCGGTCAACCAGGCGGCCGACGCCGGCTGGGCGGGGGGCTACGGCGACGGGACCTTCCGCCCCGACGGCGGGGTGCGCCGCGATCACCTGGCGCTGTTCCTCACCCGCTGGTTGACCACCATGGTCGAGGACGCCGGGGCGCCGCTGCAGCCCCGCTGAGGACGCCCGGGCGCATCCACCCGTGAAGGTCAGTCGGGCCGGGGCTCGCGGCCGCGTTCGAGGCGCAGCTCGGTCGTCTGGTCCCGGGTGCCGGGGACCGGCTCGTCGAGGTCGGCGGCTTCCTGTTCCGGAGGGCGGTCGAGTGGCCCGACGCCGGGTGGTACCAAGCCGCGGCGCCGCGGATGCTGGCGCGCGACCCCCGCGTCGTCGTGGTCGCGGGTGAGCAGGGGGTAGCCGCTGGCCATGCCGCCGACCTCGACCAGCTGCCCCTGCATGCGGATGTTCGCCTGGGAGAAGGCCC
Coding sequences:
- a CDS encoding type II CAAX prenyl endopeptidase Rce1 family protein; its protein translation is MPPAEPLAVDVAFDLDEATCLRAVAYVRRRLPETRWQLAGVSALTSLLTVLGVHLVVPPGPWSLALAAVGAVVGWWSAIANAQAATRRALRATPGALGPRVVRLERDALAVVTPAASSRLAWGGVHDVVDTGATILVLTGPLAVVPVPRAAFPDAAVADDFLRRARSAVAGAAGDAATLPAASASSSASWDLPPVSFGARRALVAVVLALVLELVLAEGGYRIGELVGDLWWALGGLATALGAVRLATNRRLREAVAIVWGARPTWRHVGLGVGLGALLWFVDQALATVVGGLWPATLGSSQAWLEDAMTFAPLVTTLAVVVTGPIVEELLFRGVLLRGLRRRWGVIWAVLLSSLAFAAVHPSDLSPPTLLLLLSTFAAGILFAVATIRTGTLTVAVVAHMVANLAVTLLGFLPGPAWIVEVGPDAPVTAFELAVGDCAPGLPDEADDPAWPQRWGAAEQVDCERPHDLEVYLREPLEPQDDAAGVDPDEVDTRCYDAFAPYVGRDWETSALDYLVLVPNATAYASGQRELVCVLHEVERDPLEGSMRGSGR
- a CDS encoding S-layer homology domain-containing protein, whose amino-acid sequence is MTTASVGRPTLLLLVVSALLLGLWSPAEAQTQRERSADERAAESRLFDRHQVARADPGAFGQATSPAAPPLRWAEDLAAVARAWSDTMVATDRFVGNPDVVTQVCCEVAVTENLAFVEGIPAYYTVPAAADRVVQMLMASTGHRARLLTPTLTQVGIGVTIDARGKLWATMVYRQPDASAPEGATSYPSPAPAPPPALVPTPSPSPAPVPTPAPAPAPAPPAGGTGGLNPPVRDVEPACPDRIPAAPFVDVTRAPVHRAVDCLLWWGIASGTSPTTFSPEREVRRDQMASFVTRAIENSGGRLPAATRHHFRDVPVGSVHASAINKLAEAGILGGRPDGTFQPGAPLSRGQMTQTLVRAYEHRTARPRPEPHYRWFSDVTGTSFERSVNQAADAGWAGGYGDGTFRPDGGVRRDHLALFLTRWLTTMVEDAGAPLQPR